One uncultured Gellertiella sp. genomic window carries:
- a CDS encoding HAMP domain-containing methyl-accepting chemotaxis protein, protein MSTISSKIILVSLTTFALGAAATCGGIWTERVLTANVQESVRVDQAVRTHMNADMMHDAIRADVFSALLALSGAPGVTVQDADANLTDHSKVFTDSIALNKQLVTQPEVSAVLAKLDQPLADYVNDARKLIDEMKTGKKPAAEELAKFQQQFKTLEGAMAESGDKVESLSDVLTANSNALSATGEQVLFGLLAAVVVLNIGIWYASRRTISQPIQALMLRMNTLAKGENNAPVVGVDRKDEIGAMALSVEVFRQAALAKAAIEAEADRNRARMETERQKLQAQAEEAASERLHLATSGLADGLRRLSSGDLSTEITTRFSGEFEALRVDFNSSVAQLRQTLLSVSGSVEAIDIGGREISDGASNLSKRTEHQAASLEQTAAALDEITANVKASSRLVDEARGVATQANSSASSSGVVVAKAVEAMSRIEDSSSRISNIIGVIDEIAFQTNLLALNAGVEAARAGEAGRGFAVVAQEVRELAQRSAKAAREIKDLIQNSTNEVSIGVKLVSEAGSALRTIESHIVNINEHMESIAASSREQSIGLGEVNSAVNQMDQTTQQNAAMVEETTAASHSLATEAQALRSLLSGFKLGHGSGDHWHQARSAA, encoded by the coding sequence ATGTCGACAATAAGCAGCAAAATCATACTGGTAAGCCTGACGACCTTTGCGCTTGGCGCTGCTGCGACATGTGGCGGGATCTGGACCGAGCGGGTTCTGACGGCGAATGTGCAGGAAAGCGTGCGTGTCGATCAGGCCGTGCGTACCCACATGAATGCCGACATGATGCATGATGCAATTCGCGCCGACGTGTTTTCCGCCCTGCTGGCACTGAGCGGCGCGCCGGGCGTCACGGTTCAGGATGCGGATGCCAATCTCACGGACCACAGCAAGGTATTTACGGATTCAATCGCTCTTAACAAGCAACTGGTCACCCAACCGGAGGTGAGTGCGGTGCTGGCCAAGCTGGATCAGCCACTCGCCGATTATGTCAATGATGCCCGCAAGCTGATCGACGAGATGAAGACGGGCAAGAAACCGGCCGCCGAAGAGCTGGCGAAGTTCCAGCAACAGTTCAAAACGCTGGAAGGTGCCATGGCCGAATCCGGCGACAAGGTCGAATCGCTTTCGGATGTGTTGACGGCCAACAGCAATGCGCTATCGGCGACCGGCGAGCAGGTGCTGTTCGGCCTGCTTGCGGCAGTTGTCGTCCTCAATATAGGCATCTGGTACGCCTCCCGGCGCACGATTTCACAGCCGATCCAGGCCCTGATGCTGCGGATGAATACATTGGCCAAGGGCGAGAACAATGCCCCGGTCGTGGGCGTTGACCGCAAGGACGAGATCGGCGCGATGGCGCTGTCGGTCGAAGTGTTCCGGCAGGCAGCCCTCGCCAAGGCGGCGATTGAGGCTGAAGCCGACCGCAATCGCGCCCGCATGGAAACCGAACGCCAGAAATTGCAGGCCCAGGCGGAAGAAGCCGCCAGTGAACGATTGCACCTCGCGACATCCGGTCTCGCGGACGGCTTGCGCAGATTGTCTTCGGGGGATCTGTCCACCGAGATCACCACCCGCTTTTCCGGCGAATTTGAAGCCTTGCGGGTGGATTTCAATTCTTCCGTGGCCCAGCTCCGCCAGACCTTGCTCTCGGTGTCGGGCAGTGTCGAGGCCATCGATATCGGTGGCCGGGAAATCAGCGACGGCGCGTCAAACCTGTCGAAGCGGACAGAACATCAGGCCGCATCGCTGGAGCAGACCGCTGCGGCGCTCGACGAGATCACGGCCAATGTCAAGGCATCCTCGCGGCTGGTCGATGAAGCCCGTGGTGTCGCCACCCAGGCAAATTCCAGCGCCTCCAGCTCCGGCGTCGTCGTTGCCAAGGCGGTGGAAGCCATGAGCCGGATCGAGGACAGTTCCAGCCGGATTTCCAACATCATCGGCGTGATCGATGAAATCGCCTTCCAGACCAACCTTCTGGCCCTGAATGCGGGGGTCGAGGCAGCGCGCGCCGGTGAGGCCGGACGCGGCTTTGCGGTGGTTGCCCAGGAAGTCCGCGAACTCGCCCAGCGTTCCGCCAAGGCCGCGCGCGAGATCAAGGACTTGATCCAGAACTCCACCAACGAGGTCTCGATTGGCGTGAAACTGGTGAGCGAGGCCGGTTCGGCGCTGCGCACCATCGAAAGCCATATCGTCAATATCAATGAACACATGGAATCGATTGCCGCCTCCTCCCGCGAGCAGTCGATCGGCCTCGGCGAGGTCAATTCCGCCGTCAACCAGATGGACCAGACGACCCAGCAGAATGCGGCAATGGTGGAAGAAACCACGGCGGCCAGCCATTCGCTGGCGACGGAAGCCCAGGCGCTGCGCTCGCTGCTGTCGGGCTTCAAGCTCGGCCATGGCTCCGGCGACCACTGGCATCAGGCCCGCTCGGCGGCCTGA
- a CDS encoding ETC complex I subunit: MSAKIYRPAKTAMQSGKAKTHRWVLEFDQEVPRKIDPIMGYTSSADTQQQVRLNFESQELAEAYAKRKDIDYRVIEPKEATRKQVSYPDNFRFNRMQPWTH, encoded by the coding sequence ATGTCTGCCAAGATTTATCGTCCGGCCAAAACCGCCATGCAATCCGGCAAGGCAAAGACTCACCGCTGGGTACTGGAATTCGATCAGGAAGTGCCGCGCAAGATCGATCCGATCATGGGCTATACGTCCAGCGCCGATACCCAGCAGCAGGTCCGCCTGAATTTCGAAAGTCAGGAACTGGCCGAAGCCTATGCAAAGCGCAAGGACATCGACTACCGGGTGATCGAACCGAAGGAAGCCACCCGCAAGCAGGTCTCCTACCCCGACAATTTCCGCTTCAACCGCATGCAGCCCTGGACGCACTGA
- a CDS encoding NAD-binding protein, whose translation MSQLAKYKEKLRYEFDKTMSAGTAALIGWLALVSLTIILIIAAFVAATGVAPDGSGPLGFGEAAWESLMRTLDSGTMGGDSGWSFRLTMLFVTLSGIFVVSTLIGVLSAGIEGKLDVLRKGRSRVLESDHTIILNWSPSIFDIISELTIANESRKKPRIVVMANRDKVEMEDEIADKIENLRNTKIICRSGDPTDLYDLAIVNPQTSRSIIVLSPEGDDPDSQVIKTVLAITNDPRRRTGRYRIAAELRELDSRELGIAVGGDEAQLVLADDLIARIMVQSCRQSGLSAVYSELLDFDGCEIYTLEQKELAGRPFGSALMAYETSTLIGIVDKDNRVMLNPPMETVIAEGARVVVIAEDDDAISLSQIKREFNRALLSAPAPVELKAEKTLILGWNRRGPLIARELSRYVQPGSSLTIVASTPGLAERLRPMEFPEDRLSVRVISADSSSRAVLDGLDIHDYDHVLVLGYNEELAAQAADTRTLVTLLHLRKIADMAGRHISVVSEMIDVRNRELAEVSKADDFVVSNKLVSLMLSQASENEFMSAIFGSLLDENGSEIYLRPVSDYVVTGKPVDFATVVLAARSRGEVAIGYRRQREGDVDDRNLGGVTINPVKSARLVYEPQDRIVVLAAS comes from the coding sequence ATGTCACAGCTTGCGAAATACAAAGAGAAACTGCGCTACGAGTTCGACAAGACGATGTCTGCCGGAACGGCAGCCCTGATTGGCTGGCTGGCGCTGGTGTCGTTGACCATCATCCTGATCATCGCGGCCTTCGTCGCCGCGACCGGCGTTGCCCCCGATGGCAGCGGCCCGCTCGGTTTCGGCGAGGCTGCCTGGGAATCGCTGATGCGGACTCTCGATTCCGGCACCATGGGGGGCGATTCCGGATGGAGTTTCCGCCTGACCATGCTGTTCGTGACGCTATCCGGCATTTTCGTGGTCTCGACCCTGATCGGTGTGCTGTCCGCCGGTATCGAGGGGAAGCTGGACGTGCTGCGCAAGGGGCGCTCAAGGGTGCTGGAGAGCGATCATACGATCATTCTCAACTGGTCGCCCTCGATCTTCGACATCATCTCGGAACTGACCATCGCCAATGAAAGCCGCAAGAAGCCGCGCATCGTCGTCATGGCCAATCGCGACAAGGTGGAGATGGAAGACGAGATTGCCGACAAGATCGAAAACCTGCGCAACACGAAGATCATCTGCCGCAGCGGCGATCCGACCGATCTCTACGACCTCGCCATCGTCAACCCGCAGACCTCCCGCTCGATCATCGTGCTGTCGCCCGAGGGTGACGATCCCGACAGCCAGGTGATCAAGACGGTGCTGGCGATCACCAACGATCCGCGCCGCCGCACCGGACGCTACCGGATCGCTGCCGAGCTGCGGGAATTGGACAGCCGGGAGCTGGGGATTGCCGTCGGTGGCGACGAGGCACAGCTGGTGCTGGCCGATGACCTGATTGCCCGCATCATGGTGCAATCCTGCCGCCAGTCCGGCCTCAGCGCCGTCTATTCCGAGCTTCTCGATTTCGACGGCTGCGAGATCTACACGCTCGAGCAGAAGGAACTCGCAGGCAGGCCCTTCGGCAGCGCCCTGATGGCCTACGAGACCTCGACCCTGATCGGGATCGTCGACAAGGACAATCGGGTGATGCTCAATCCGCCGATGGAAACGGTGATTGCCGAGGGTGCCCGGGTAGTGGTCATCGCGGAAGATGATGATGCGATCTCGCTGTCGCAGATCAAGCGCGAGTTCAACCGCGCCCTGCTCTCGGCCCCCGCGCCGGTGGAGCTGAAGGCGGAAAAAACCCTGATTCTCGGCTGGAACCGTCGTGGCCCGCTGATTGCCCGCGAGCTCTCCCGCTATGTCCAGCCGGGCTCCAGCCTCACCATCGTGGCGAGCACGCCGGGCCTTGCCGAGCGGCTGCGGCCGATGGAGTTTCCCGAGGACAGGCTCAGCGTGCGCGTCATTTCCGCCGACAGCTCCAGCCGCGCCGTGCTCGATGGTCTTGACATCCACGATTACGACCATGTGCTGGTGCTTGGCTATAACGAGGAACTGGCGGCCCAGGCTGCCGACACCCGCACGCTGGTGACGCTGCTGCACCTGCGCAAGATCGCCGATATGGCCGGCAGGCATATCAGCGTCGTCAGCGAGATGATCGATGTCAGGAACCGCGAACTTGCCGAGGTCAGCAAGGCCGACGATTTCGTCGTCAGCAACAAGCTGGTGAGCCTGATGCTGTCGCAGGCCTCGGAAAACGAGTTCATGTCGGCTATCTTCGGCAGCCTGCTGGATGAGAATGGCTCGGAAATCTACCTGCGCCCGGTGTCGGATTATGTGGTCACCGGCAAGCCGGTGGATTTTGCCACCGTGGTGCTTGCCGCCCGCTCGCGCGGCGAAGTCGCCATCGGCTATCGCCGCCAGCGCGAGGGCGATGTCGACGACCGCAATCTCGGCGGCGTCACCATCAACCCGGTCAAATCCGCCAGGCTGGTCTATGAGCCGCAGGACCGGATCGTGGTGCTGGCGGCCAGCTGA
- a CDS encoding amino acid ABC transporter ATP-binding protein has translation MAPAQPKKLTVSETEVAVDIINMNKWYGEFHVLRDINLKVMRGERIVIAGPSGSGKSTMIRCINRLEEHQQGKIFVDGTELTSDLKKIDEVRREVGMVFQHFNLFPHLTILENCTLAPIWVRKMPKKQAEEVAMHFLTRVKIPEQAHKYPGQLSGGQQQRVAIARSLCMNPKIMLFDEPTSALDPEMIKEVLDTMVGLAEEGMTMLCVTHEMGFARQVANRVIFMDQGQIVEQNSPAEFFDNPQHERTKLFLSQILH, from the coding sequence ATGGCGCCAGCCCAACCCAAGAAACTGACGGTTTCGGAAACCGAAGTCGCTGTCGACATCATCAACATGAACAAGTGGTACGGCGAATTTCACGTGCTGCGCGACATCAACCTCAAGGTCATGCGCGGCGAGCGCATCGTCATTGCCGGGCCGTCGGGTTCGGGCAAGTCGACGATGATCCGCTGCATCAACCGGCTGGAAGAGCATCAGCAGGGCAAGATTTTCGTCGATGGCACCGAACTGACCAGCGACCTCAAGAAGATCGACGAGGTGCGCCGCGAAGTCGGCATGGTGTTCCAGCACTTCAACCTGTTCCCGCACCTGACCATTCTCGAAAACTGCACGCTCGCGCCGATCTGGGTGCGCAAGATGCCGAAAAAGCAGGCCGAGGAAGTGGCGATGCATTTCCTCACCCGCGTCAAGATCCCCGAGCAGGCGCATAAATATCCGGGGCAGCTCTCCGGCGGCCAGCAGCAGCGCGTGGCGATTGCCCGCTCGCTCTGCATGAACCCGAAGATCATGCTGTTCGACGAGCCGACCTCGGCGCTCGACCCGGAAATGATCAAGGAAGTGCTGGATACGATGGTGGGCCTTGCCGAGGAAGGCATGACCATGCTCTGCGTCACCCATGAAATGGGCTTTGCCCGCCAGGTCGCCAACCGGGTGATCTTCATGGACCAAGGCCAGATCGTCGAGCAGAACTCCCCCGCCGAATTCTTCGACAATCCCCAGCACGAGCGCACCAAGCTGTTCCTGAGCCAGATCCTGCACTGA
- a CDS encoding amino acid ABC transporter permease: MTEQISPASVAFVRTELLGPMKTPSTEIGPVAWVRKNLFASWLDSVLTILAILLLALVLPGLVNWLFIKANWIGTDRSFCATVEQGGNQPNGWSGACWSFVADKFPLYMFGSYPVDQHWRPALVFALFAATLTPLLMPKMPYKLANALAAFVILPVVSFILLYGGLFGLPVVETYLWGGLLVTLVISYIGITVSLPVGILLALGRRSDMSVIRMLCIAFIELIRGVPLITVLFLASFMLPLFLPPGTNVDKFLRAVIGVSMFASAYMAEVIRGGLQAIPKGQFEGADSLGLSYWQKMGLIVMPQAVKLVIPGIVNTFIGMFKDTSLVSIISMYDLLGIVRSSFADIKWVSAVTPLTGLIFAGFVFWLFCFSMSRYSSFIERQLDTGHKR, encoded by the coding sequence ATGACCGAACAGATTTCTCCCGCCTCCGTCGCTTTCGTGCGCACCGAGCTGCTCGGGCCGATGAAGACCCCGTCCACGGAAATCGGCCCTGTGGCCTGGGTCCGAAAGAACCTGTTTGCCAGCTGGCTTGATTCGGTCCTGACCATTCTCGCCATTCTGCTTCTGGCACTGGTATTGCCCGGCCTGGTCAACTGGCTGTTCATCAAGGCCAACTGGATCGGCACCGACCGCAGCTTTTGCGCCACGGTGGAACAGGGCGGCAACCAGCCGAACGGCTGGAGCGGGGCCTGCTGGTCCTTTGTCGCCGACAAGTTTCCGCTCTACATGTTCGGCAGCTACCCGGTCGACCAGCACTGGCGACCGGCACTGGTGTTTGCGCTGTTTGCCGCGACGCTGACACCGTTGCTGATGCCGAAAATGCCCTACAAGCTGGCCAATGCGCTGGCCGCCTTCGTGATCCTGCCGGTGGTTTCCTTCATCCTGCTCTATGGCGGCCTGTTCGGCCTGCCGGTGGTGGAAACCTATCTTTGGGGCGGGCTGCTGGTGACGCTGGTGATTTCCTATATCGGCATTACCGTGTCCCTGCCGGTCGGCATCCTGCTGGCGCTCGGGCGGCGCTCCGACATGTCGGTGATCCGGATGCTGTGCATTGCCTTCATCGAACTGATCCGGGGCGTGCCGCTGATCACCGTGCTGTTTCTGGCGAGCTTCATGCTGCCGCTGTTCTTGCCGCCGGGCACCAATGTCGACAAGTTCCTGCGCGCCGTGATCGGGGTGTCGATGTTTGCCTCGGCCTATATGGCGGAAGTCATTCGCGGCGGCCTGCAGGCAATCCCGAAGGGACAGTTCGAAGGCGCCGATTCGCTCGGCCTCTCCTACTGGCAGAAAATGGGTCTGATCGTCATGCCGCAGGCGGTCAAGCTGGTCATACCGGGGATCGTCAACACCTTCATCGGCATGTTCAAGGACACATCGCTGGTGTCGATCATCAGCATGTATGATCTGCTCGGCATCGTCCGGTCCAGTTTTGCCGATATCAAGTGGGTTTCGGCAGTCACGCCGCTCACCGGCCTGATCTTTGCGGGATTTGTCTTTTGGCTGTTTTGCTTTAGCATGTCCCGCTATTCCAGCTTCATTGAACGTCAACTCGACACCGGCCACAAACGATAA
- a CDS encoding amino acid ABC transporter permease → MTMEAADLSVALPDKPAWHRDPYWRSIAYQTLTVIVLLVGITWMWLNTLENLKRANLAAGFGFLAGRAGFDISQTLIPYSSDSTNFQALLEGLINTLVVAAAGIVTATIIGLLVGMGRLSRNWLISKIATVYVEVFRNIPALIIIFFGYKGVINALPDARNSLVLPFGAVLNNRGFYFPAPIFGEGSGWILAALIAGVVIAYGYRRFARVRQMATGQRAPVLPVALAAIIGLPLIVFLLLGRPLTFDMPVAGKFNISGGAFIWPEFMSLYLALSLYTASFIAEIVRAGIRGVSKGQTEAAYALGLQPGLTTRLVVLPQALRIIIPPMTSQYLNLTKNSSLGVAIGYADLVAVGGTILNQTGHAIEIVAIWLLIYVSISLATSMFMNWFNRKMALVER, encoded by the coding sequence ATGACAATGGAAGCAGCGGACCTTTCCGTCGCCCTGCCCGACAAACCCGCATGGCACCGGGATCCCTATTGGCGCAGCATCGCCTATCAGACGCTGACGGTTATCGTCCTGCTGGTCGGCATTACCTGGATGTGGCTGAATACGCTGGAAAATCTGAAACGGGCCAATCTTGCCGCAGGCTTCGGCTTTCTGGCGGGGCGGGCAGGCTTCGACATTTCCCAGACCCTCATCCCCTACAGCAGCGATTCCACCAATTTCCAGGCCCTGCTCGAAGGCCTGATCAATACGCTGGTGGTGGCGGCCGCAGGCATTGTCACCGCCACCATCATCGGCTTGCTGGTCGGCATGGGACGGTTGTCGCGCAACTGGCTTATCTCGAAGATCGCCACGGTCTATGTCGAGGTCTTCCGCAACATACCTGCGCTGATCATCATCTTTTTCGGCTACAAGGGCGTTATAAACGCCCTGCCCGATGCCCGCAACTCGCTGGTCCTGCCCTTCGGCGCGGTGCTGAACAATCGCGGCTTCTATTTTCCCGCGCCGATCTTCGGCGAGGGCTCGGGCTGGATTCTGGCCGCCCTGATTGCCGGCGTGGTGATTGCCTATGGCTATCGCCGCTTTGCGCGTGTCCGCCAGATGGCGACAGGGCAACGGGCTCCGGTGCTGCCGGTCGCGCTTGCGGCGATCATCGGACTGCCCCTGATCGTGTTTCTGCTGCTCGGCCGTCCGCTGACCTTCGACATGCCGGTTGCCGGAAAATTCAACATTTCGGGCGGTGCCTTCATCTGGCCGGAATTCATGTCGCTCTATCTCGCCCTCTCGCTCTATACCGCCTCCTTCATCGCGGAAATCGTGCGGGCAGGCATTCGCGGCGTATCGAAGGGGCAGACGGAAGCGGCCTATGCGCTCGGCCTGCAGCCGGGTCTCACCACACGGCTGGTGGTGCTGCCGCAGGCGCTGCGCATCATCATTCCGCCGATGACCTCGCAATATCTGAACCTGACCAAGAACAGCTCTCTCGGGGTTGCCATCGGCTATGCCGATCTTGTCGCCGTCGGTGGCACCATCCTCAACCAGACCGGACATGCCATCGAAATCGTTGCCATCTGGCTGTTGATCTATGTGTCGATCAGCCTGGCGACCTCGATGTTCATGAACTGGTTCAACCGCAAAATGGCATTGGTGGAGCGCTGA
- a CDS encoding amino acid ABC transporter substrate-binding protein → MKKTLLTAGLALAAVGFAASSASAGTLETVKQKGFVQCGVNGAGLLGFGAQDSAGNWSGLDIDECKAVAAAVFGDASKVKYTPLSAKDRFPALSSGEVDVLARNTTWTISRDTQLGFNFRAVNYYDGQGFMAKKSLNVKSALELSGAAVCVQSGTTTELNLADYFKSNKMDYKPVVFEKQEEVDAAYDAGRCDVYTTDQSGLYAIRLTLKQPDENVILPEIISKEPLGPAVRQGDDKWFDIVSFAHYALVTAEEMGITQANVDEMVKSENPDIKRFLGEEKDSTIGTDLGLDNKWAYNIIKAVGNYGESFDRNVGEGSKLKIARGLNNLWSKGGLQYAPPIR, encoded by the coding sequence ATGAAAAAGACGCTTCTCACCGCAGGCTTGGCGCTCGCCGCTGTCGGATTCGCGGCCTCGTCCGCATCGGCTGGCACGCTGGAAACGGTCAAGCAGAAGGGCTTCGTCCAGTGCGGCGTCAATGGCGCGGGACTGCTCGGCTTTGGCGCACAGGACAGCGCGGGCAACTGGTCCGGCCTCGACATCGACGAGTGCAAGGCCGTGGCGGCGGCCGTGTTCGGCGATGCCTCCAAGGTGAAATACACCCCCCTTTCCGCCAAGGACCGCTTCCCGGCCTTGTCATCGGGCGAAGTCGATGTGCTGGCCCGCAACACCACCTGGACCATCAGCCGCGACACCCAGCTCGGCTTCAATTTCCGCGCCGTCAATTATTATGACGGCCAGGGTTTCATGGCGAAGAAGAGCCTGAACGTGAAGTCGGCTCTGGAGCTTTCCGGCGCTGCCGTCTGCGTGCAGTCCGGCACAACCACCGAACTGAACCTTGCCGACTATTTCAAGTCGAACAAGATGGACTACAAGCCCGTCGTGTTCGAAAAGCAGGAAGAGGTCGATGCGGCCTATGATGCCGGGCGCTGCGACGTTTACACCACCGACCAGTCGGGCCTCTATGCCATCCGCCTGACGCTGAAGCAGCCGGATGAAAACGTCATCCTGCCCGAAATCATTTCCAAGGAGCCGCTCGGACCGGCTGTTCGCCAGGGCGACGACAAGTGGTTCGACATCGTGTCCTTCGCCCATTACGCGCTGGTGACGGCGGAAGAAATGGGCATCACCCAGGCCAATGTCGATGAGATGGTGAAGTCGGAAAATCCGGATATCAAGCGTTTCCTCGGCGAGGAAAAGGATTCCACCATCGGCACCGACCTCGGTCTCGATAACAAGTGGGCCTATAACATCATCAAGGCCGTCGGCAATTACGGCGAATCCTTCGACCGCAATGTCGGCGAAGGCAGCAAGCTGAAGATCGCCCGCGGCCTCAACAATCTCTGGAGCAAGGGTGGCCTGCAATACGCGCCGCCGATCCGCTGA
- a CDS encoding IS5 family transposase translates to MSWTDFTRRQYARGARRYASDLTDSEWGLISPWLPGAKRLGRPRSTDLREVVNALLYMATTGCQWRMLPKDFPPFTTVQSYFYEWRATGLWGRINHHLVMEARELEGREASPSAGVIDSQSVKTTESGGISGYDAGKKIKGRKRHIVVDTLGLMVGLVVHSADIQDRDGAPAVLKTILKRWPWLKHIFADGGYAGPKLKGALQKIAAFTLQIVKRTDKAKGFEVLPRRWVVERTFAWLGRCRRLAKDWEKSIASAQAWITIAHIRVLTRRLARYRYY, encoded by the coding sequence ATGAGCTGGACTGATTTCACCCGTCGGCAATATGCCCGAGGCGCAAGGCGGTATGCAAGCGATCTGACGGACAGTGAATGGGGATTGATCTCCCCTTGGCTGCCTGGAGCGAAGCGATTGGGCAGGCCGCGCAGCACGGATCTTCGCGAGGTCGTGAATGCGTTGCTGTACATGGCGACAACGGGGTGCCAGTGGCGGATGCTGCCGAAGGATTTTCCGCCTTTCACAACCGTACAGTCCTATTTCTACGAATGGCGAGCGACAGGGTTATGGGGCCGGATCAACCACCATCTGGTGATGGAGGCGCGTGAACTGGAAGGACGGGAAGCCTCGCCATCTGCGGGCGTGATCGACAGTCAAAGCGTGAAAACCACGGAAAGCGGCGGAATTTCAGGCTATGACGCGGGCAAAAAGATCAAGGGACGCAAGCGCCATATCGTCGTCGACACGCTTGGACTGATGGTCGGCCTCGTGGTTCACAGCGCCGATATTCAGGATCGCGATGGTGCACCTGCCGTTCTCAAAACCATTCTCAAGCGCTGGCCCTGGCTGAAACATATCTTCGCCGACGGTGGTTATGCCGGACCGAAGCTGAAGGGAGCACTGCAAAAGATCGCTGCGTTCACTCTCCAGATCGTGAAGCGGACCGATAAGGCCAAGGGCTTCGAGGTTTTGCCGCGTCGCTGGGTCGTGGAGCGCACCTTCGCATGGCTTGGCAGATGTCGGCGACTGGCCAAGGATTGGGAGAAATCCATCGCATCAGCCCAGGCATGGATCACTATCGCCCACATCAGGGTCCTGACGCGACGCTTGGCAAGGTACCGATATTATTGA
- a CDS encoding cystathionine beta-lyase, whose protein sequence is MVTRKNGMADAGINTRLAHLGPNPRDHHGFVNPPIVRGSTVLFPDAETMRTENQTYTYGTHGTPTTDALCDVVNELEGSAGTLLVSSGLAAVTLPFLAFLSAGDHMLMVDSVYAPARRFCETMLKRFGVETEYYDPGIGQGIEALIRPNTKLVHLEAPASNTFEMQDVGLIAGIAKRHGCVVSMDNTWATPLYFRPLDHGVDISIHAATKYPSGHSDVLMGFVSASAACWERLQEANKQLGLCGNPDDAYQILRGIRSMGIRLAHHQESALAVAHWLESRDDVAAVLHPALPSFPGHDLWKRDFSGASGVFSFALRGGSAALNQKKAQAFLDALRYFGLGYSWGGYESLAVHVWLGDRRVAKGPAGGPLIRLQIGLEDVADLKADLEKGFAAAAAVTE, encoded by the coding sequence ATGGTGACGAGGAAAAACGGAATGGCCGACGCCGGTATCAACACGCGGCTTGCCCATCTCGGACCGAACCCGCGCGATCATCACGGCTTCGTCAATCCGCCGATCGTGCGCGGTTCCACGGTACTGTTTCCCGACGCGGAAACGATGCGCACGGAGAACCAGACATACACCTATGGCACCCATGGCACGCCGACGACGGATGCGCTGTGCGATGTGGTGAATGAACTTGAGGGTTCAGCCGGAACGCTGCTCGTCTCCTCCGGGCTTGCCGCGGTAACGCTGCCGTTCCTCGCGTTTCTGTCTGCCGGCGATCACATGCTGATGGTCGATTCGGTCTATGCGCCCGCCCGTCGCTTCTGCGAAACCATGCTGAAGCGATTCGGCGTCGAGACCGAATATTACGATCCCGGCATCGGTCAGGGGATCGAGGCGCTGATCCGGCCCAACACCAAACTCGTCCATCTCGAGGCCCCGGCCTCCAACACCTTCGAAATGCAGGATGTCGGCCTGATTGCCGGAATCGCCAAACGGCATGGCTGCGTGGTCAGCATGGACAATACCTGGGCAACGCCGCTCTATTTCCGCCCCCTCGATCATGGCGTCGATATTTCCATCCATGCCGCGACGAAATATCCCTCCGGCCATTCCGATGTGCTGATGGGCTTTGTCTCGGCCAGTGCCGCCTGCTGGGAGCGTTTGCAGGAGGCCAACAAGCAACTCGGCCTTTGCGGCAATCCGGATGACGCCTACCAGATCCTGCGCGGCATCCGCTCGATGGGCATTCGCCTTGCCCATCATCAGGAAAGCGCGCTTGCCGTGGCCCATTGGCTGGAAAGCCGCGACGATGTCGCCGCCGTGCTGCATCCGGCGTTGCCGTCCTTTCCGGGGCACGATCTCTGGAAACGGGATTTCAGCGGCGCGAGCGGGGTGTTTTCCTTTGCGCTCAGGGGCGGATCAGCGGCGCTCAACCAGAAGAAGGCGCAGGCCTTCCTTGATGCGCTCCGCTATTTCGGGCTTGGCTATTCCTGGGGCGGCTATGAAAGCCTGGCGGTGCATGTCTGGCTCGGCGACCGCCGTGTGGCCAAGGGGCCGGCGGGTGGTCCGCTGATCCGGCTGCAGATCGGGCTTGAGGATGTGGCCGATCTCAAGGCCGATCTGGAAAAGGGCTTTGCCGCCGCCGCAGCGGTGACCGAATAG
- a CDS encoding zinc-finger domain-containing protein, which produces MAGHHIPHFQNDGGHRMIEVGVKEFMCTGASAPFDHPHIYIDMGDEQEKVCAYCSTLYRYNPGLKASQTNPAGCVFHVKAA; this is translated from the coding sequence ATGGCCGGCCATCACATCCCCCATTTCCAGAACGATGGCGGCCACCGCATGATCGAGGTGGGCGTGAAGGAATTCATGTGCACCGGCGCTTCGGCACCCTTCGATCATCCGCATATCTATATCGACATGGGCGACGAGCAGGAAAAGGTCTGCGCCTATTGCTCGACCCTCTACCGCTACAATCCCGGTCTCAAGGCCAGCCAGACCAATCCGGCGGGCTGCGTGTTCCACGTCAAGGCGGCGTGA